One genomic region from Lycorma delicatula isolate Av1 chromosome 9, ASM4794821v1, whole genome shotgun sequence encodes:
- the LOC142329930 gene encoding huntingtin-interacting protein K: MVSLNLYRSVKMADEEHEANGDSDEAQQDKNEESSQKKAVKHDSGAADLERVTDYAEEKEIFSTDEFKGAMSLIGDRRNKEVAEKMAKERELLKVSIKKEDVDLIVKEMEISRSLAERTLREHCGNVVQALVALTE; encoded by the exons ATGGTATCATTGAACTTGTATCGGTCAGTCAAGATGGCTGATGAAGAGCATGAGGCAAACGGAGACTCTGATGAGGCTCAGCAAGATAAAAATGAAGAATCATCGCAAAAGAAAGCAGTTAAACATGATAGTGGAGCAGCGGATTTGGAAAGAGTTACCGACTACGCTGAggagaaagaaattttttctacTGATGAATTCAAAGGG gcCATGAGTCTAATTGGAGATAGAAGAAACAAAGAAGTTGCAGAAAAAATGGCAAAAGAGCGTGAACTGTTGAAAGTGtctattaaaaaagaagatgttgatttaatt gtaaaGGAGATGGAAATTTCTCGAAGTTTAGCTGAAAGGACATTGAGAGAACACTGTGGAAATGTTGTACAAGCACTTGTTGCATTGACCGAATAA